The following proteins are encoded in a genomic region of Pseudodesulfovibrio mercurii:
- a CDS encoding zinc ribbon domain-containing protein produces the protein MYQKQIEQLIVLQEVDDEILELTKEIDQAPQELADLEGQLGEFEERRGQIDEKMGILNEQKKKLSVEIEEDAGKIKKSKNKLMLVGNTKEYHAMMREMDSLEKLNRMRDDEQAAVREELVRQDEATQALNDEMSGVQEQFEALKTTLEERLEKANKKLEALNRKRKKACKAVPPPILGRYEFIRERMEHPVIVPVSEGVCSGCNIMIPPQAYNDLQKGQQILSCPNCQRLIYWQAFVQAENISLDEEE, from the coding sequence ATGTATCAGAAACAGATTGAACAGTTGATCGTCCTTCAGGAAGTGGACGACGAAATCCTCGAGCTGACCAAGGAAATCGACCAGGCGCCCCAGGAGCTGGCCGATCTCGAGGGCCAGCTCGGCGAGTTCGAGGAGCGCCGCGGCCAGATCGACGAGAAAATGGGCATCCTCAACGAACAGAAGAAGAAGCTGTCCGTGGAGATCGAGGAGGATGCGGGCAAGATCAAGAAGTCCAAGAACAAGCTGATGCTGGTGGGCAACACCAAGGAATATCACGCCATGATGCGCGAGATGGATTCCCTGGAAAAGCTCAACCGCATGCGCGACGACGAGCAGGCCGCCGTGCGCGAGGAGCTGGTCCGCCAGGATGAGGCCACCCAGGCCCTGAATGATGAAATGAGCGGCGTGCAGGAACAGTTCGAGGCCCTCAAGACCACCCTCGAAGAACGCCTGGAAAAGGCCAACAAGAAGCTGGAGGCCCTGAACCGCAAGCGCAAGAAGGCCTGCAAGGCCGTTCCGCCGCCGATCCTGGGCCGCTACGAATTCATCCGCGAGCGCATGGAGCACCCGGTCATCGTGCCGGTGTCCGAAGGCGTGTGCTCGGGCTGCAACATCATGATCCCGCCGCAGGCGTACAACGATCTCCAGAAGGGCCAGCAGATCCTGAGCTGCCCCAACTGCCAGCGGCTGATCTACTGGCAGGCCTTCGTGCAGGCCGAAAACATCTCCTTGGACGAAGAGGAGTAG
- the ispD gene encoding 2-C-methyl-D-erythritol 4-phosphate cytidylyltransferase, translating to MNDIWGMILAAGSGTRLAEATGGERKQYLEYKGAPLFWHCARTFARAAGMSGLVFVFPPEDAADQEKKLRQYFKTEDLGVRWAVAQGGARRQDSVRNGLAALPKECGRVLVHDSARPFVSARIIADLIEALDRGARGVIPAIPVTDTVKRVADGTVRETLNRAELAAVQTPQGFETALLREAHDRALAEGWEVTDDASMVERLAEVRVIPGEAGNVKITVPEDLERLRAARTTVPCIGWGYDVHRYGGLADRPMVLGGVPIPGGPAVVAHSDGDVLLHALADAMLGTFGGGDIGTHFPDTDPNFDNADSGMLVREVMAMAERAGTRVVHADLTVIAQIPRLAPHAAQIARNVARLLGLEPHQVNFKATTEEKLGFTGEKKGIKAVACVTGLREM from the coding sequence ATGAACGACATCTGGGGCATGATCCTGGCCGCAGGCTCGGGCACCCGCCTGGCCGAGGCCACGGGGGGCGAGCGCAAGCAGTACCTCGAGTACAAGGGCGCGCCGCTCTTCTGGCACTGCGCCCGGACCTTCGCCCGCGCGGCCGGGATGAGCGGTCTGGTCTTCGTCTTCCCGCCCGAGGATGCGGCGGACCAGGAAAAGAAGCTGCGCCAGTACTTCAAGACCGAGGACCTGGGCGTGCGCTGGGCCGTGGCCCAGGGCGGCGCCCGCCGTCAGGACTCGGTGCGCAATGGGCTGGCCGCCCTGCCCAAGGAATGCGGCCGGGTGCTGGTCCACGACTCGGCCCGCCCGTTCGTCTCGGCCCGGATCATCGCGGACCTGATCGAGGCTCTGGACCGGGGCGCGCGCGGCGTGATCCCGGCCATCCCCGTGACCGACACCGTGAAGCGGGTCGCGGACGGGACCGTGCGCGAGACCCTGAACCGGGCCGAACTGGCCGCGGTGCAGACCCCCCAGGGGTTCGAGACCGCGCTGCTCCGGGAGGCCCACGACCGTGCCCTGGCCGAGGGCTGGGAGGTCACGGACGACGCCTCCATGGTCGAGCGGCTGGCCGAGGTCCGGGTCATCCCCGGCGAGGCGGGCAACGTCAAGATCACCGTGCCCGAGGACCTGGAACGGCTGCGCGCGGCGCGGACCACCGTGCCCTGCATCGGCTGGGGCTACGACGTGCACCGCTACGGCGGCTTGGCCGACCGGCCCATGGTCCTGGGCGGCGTGCCCATCCCCGGCGGCCCGGCCGTGGTCGCCCACTCGGACGGCGACGTGCTCCTGCACGCCCTGGCCGACGCCATGCTCGGCACCTTCGGCGGCGGGGACATCGGCACCCACTTTCCGGACACGGACCCGAATTTCGACAACGCGGACAGCGGCATGCTCGTGCGCGAGGTCATGGCCATGGCCGAGCGGGCCGGGACCCGCGTGGTCCACGCGGACCTGACGGTCATCGCCCAGATTCCCCGCCTGGCCCCGCACGCGGCGCAGATCGCCCGCAACGTGGCCCGGCTCCTGGGGCTCGAACCGCACCAGGTCAACTTCAAGGCCACCACCGAGGAGAAGCTCGGCTTCACCGGCGAAAAGAAAGGCATCAAGGCCGTGGCCTGCGTCACCGGCCTGAGGGAGATGTGA
- the cysS gene encoding cysteine--tRNA ligase: MRLYNTLKRRKEEFTPAHNNDVNMYVCGITAYDLCHIGHARSSVVFDVLYRYLKHEGYDVNFIRNFTDIDDKIIKRANEVGKEASEIAEKFIGEFYVDMDRLNIERPSVEPKCTEHIPEMIALTQRLIDKGHAYATPSGDVYFKVRSFEGYGKLSGRNIDELESGARIAPGEEKEDPLDFALWKAAKPGEPFWESPWGKGRPGWHLECSAMSEKYADLPLDIHGGGQDLAFPHHENEVAQSEAATGKPFANYWVHNGFVQINSEKMSKSLGNFFTIRDILAKFLPETLRYFLLTMHYRSPLDFSFDALEEAEKGLKRIYSALNQIDEELARDKWKKSPFPEELVKELDDLEKHFAEAMADDLNTAGALGHVFSAIRLAGRVAEDKNLRKSEGGRDLFARIKADMADWASVLGIFERKPAEFLLELRDSRAARAGIDPAKVRELLDARAQARKDKDFARSDAIRDELAAMQVEVHDTPQGATWDVL; the protein is encoded by the coding sequence ATGAGACTCTACAATACCCTCAAACGGCGGAAAGAAGAATTCACCCCGGCCCACAACAACGACGTGAACATGTACGTCTGCGGCATCACGGCCTACGACCTCTGCCACATCGGCCACGCCCGCTCCAGCGTGGTCTTCGACGTGCTCTATCGCTACCTCAAGCACGAGGGGTATGACGTCAACTTCATCCGCAACTTCACGGACATCGACGACAAGATCATCAAGCGCGCCAACGAGGTGGGCAAGGAGGCCAGCGAGATCGCCGAGAAGTTCATCGGCGAGTTCTACGTGGACATGGACCGCCTGAACATCGAACGGCCCAGCGTGGAGCCCAAGTGCACCGAGCACATCCCGGAGATGATCGCCCTGACCCAGCGGCTCATCGACAAGGGCCACGCCTACGCCACCCCGTCCGGGGACGTCTATTTCAAGGTCCGCTCCTTCGAGGGGTACGGCAAGCTGTCCGGCCGGAACATCGACGAGCTGGAGTCCGGCGCGCGCATCGCCCCGGGCGAGGAGAAGGAGGACCCGCTGGACTTCGCCCTGTGGAAGGCGGCCAAGCCCGGCGAGCCGTTCTGGGAATCCCCGTGGGGCAAGGGCCGTCCCGGCTGGCACCTGGAGTGCTCGGCCATGTCCGAAAAATACGCGGACCTGCCGCTGGACATCCACGGCGGCGGCCAGGACCTGGCCTTCCCCCACCACGAGAACGAGGTGGCCCAGAGCGAGGCCGCCACGGGCAAGCCCTTCGCCAACTACTGGGTGCACAACGGCTTCGTCCAGATCAACTCCGAGAAGATGTCCAAGTCGCTCGGCAACTTCTTCACCATCCGCGACATCCTGGCCAAGTTCCTGCCCGAGACCCTGCGCTACTTCCTGCTGACCATGCACTATCGCAGCCCCCTGGACTTCTCCTTCGACGCCCTGGAAGAGGCCGAAAAGGGCCTCAAGCGCATCTATTCCGCCCTGAACCAGATCGACGAGGAACTGGCCAGGGACAAGTGGAAGAAATCCCCGTTCCCCGAGGAACTGGTCAAGGAACTGGACGACCTCGAAAAGCACTTCGCCGAGGCCATGGCCGACGACCTGAACACCGCCGGGGCGCTCGGCCACGTCTTCTCCGCCATCCGCCTGGCCGGGCGCGTGGCCGAGGACAAGAACCTGCGCAAGTCCGAAGGCGGCCGCGACCTCTTCGCCCGGATCAAGGCCGACATGGCCGACTGGGCCTCTGTCCTCGGCATTTTCGAGCGCAAGCCCGCCGAGTTCCTCCTGGAACTGCGCGACAGCCGCGCCGCGCGCGCGGGCATCGACCCGGCCAAGGTCCGGGAACTCCTGGACGCCCGCGCCCAGGCACGCAAGGACAAGGACTTCGCCCGGTCCGACGCCATCCGCGACGAACTCGCCGCCATGCAGGTCGAAGTCCACGACACCCCCCAAGGCGCCACCTGGGACGTGCTGTAG